A genomic region of Mitsuaria sp. 7 contains the following coding sequences:
- a CDS encoding acyltransferase family protein, which produces MNTTSPPPRVAAPASRLTELDWLRVLAFGLLILYHSGMFYVSWDWHVKSPRLIPALEPWMLWLNPWRMSLLFLISGAATALMAGRADGGGGLIASRSRRLLLPLVFGMTVIVPPQAYLEVVEKLHYAGGYGDFLKLYFQGYHGFCRGDDCLKLPTWNHLWFLPYLWAYTVVVLLATRLDVVRRCLAHPGWRQVVAGGRLLWVPWLVFALLRQHLLERFPSTHDLVHDWYQHSVYFAVFLLGFALYGSRDDRHGAWETARRLRWIALVGFVAVQLLSQRLTSEWGIAHGDAFPEWLLMALRALNAGKQWLPIVAVLGFGRQWLADRDSPWLRWLTLAVFPFYLVHQTVTVIAGHLLAPLHWPLAMEAVALVAITALGCLLAALLAMRVDRLRPWMGLGPRT; this is translated from the coding sequence ATGAACACCACCTCCCCTCCCCCGCGCGTCGCGGCTCCGGCGTCCCGACTGACGGAGCTCGACTGGCTCCGCGTCCTCGCCTTCGGCCTGCTGATCCTCTATCACTCGGGCATGTTCTACGTGAGCTGGGACTGGCACGTGAAGTCGCCGCGGCTCATCCCCGCGCTCGAGCCCTGGATGCTGTGGCTGAACCCGTGGCGGATGTCGCTGCTGTTCCTGATCTCCGGCGCGGCGACCGCGTTGATGGCGGGACGCGCCGACGGCGGCGGGGGTCTCATCGCCTCCCGCAGCAGACGGCTGCTGCTGCCGCTGGTGTTCGGCATGACGGTGATCGTGCCGCCGCAGGCCTATCTGGAGGTCGTGGAGAAGCTGCACTACGCCGGCGGCTACGGTGATTTCCTGAAGCTCTACTTCCAGGGCTATCACGGCTTCTGCCGCGGCGACGACTGCCTGAAGCTGCCGACCTGGAACCACCTTTGGTTCCTGCCCTACCTCTGGGCCTACACCGTGGTGGTGTTGCTGGCGACGCGCCTGGATGTCGTGCGCAGGTGCTTGGCGCATCCGGGCTGGCGACAGGTCGTCGCCGGAGGCCGGTTGCTGTGGGTGCCGTGGCTGGTGTTCGCGCTGTTGCGCCAGCACCTGCTGGAGCGTTTCCCCAGCACGCACGACCTCGTCCATGACTGGTACCAGCACAGCGTGTACTTCGCGGTGTTCCTGCTCGGCTTCGCGCTCTACGGCAGCCGGGACGATCGCCACGGCGCCTGGGAAACCGCCAGGCGGCTGCGCTGGATCGCGCTCGTCGGCTTCGTCGCGGTGCAGCTGCTTTCGCAGCGGCTCACCAGTGAATGGGGCATCGCCCACGGCGATGCGTTCCCGGAGTGGCTGCTGATGGCCCTGCGCGCGCTGAACGCGGGCAAGCAGTGGCTGCCGATCGTGGCGGTGCTGGGATTCGGCAGGCAGTGGCTGGCCGATCGCGATTCGCCATGGCTGCGCTGGCTGACCTTGGCCGTGTTCCCGTTCTATCTGGTCCACCAGACGGTGACCGTGATCGCGGGGCATCTGCTCGCGCCGCTGCATTGGCCACTGGCGATGGAGGCCGTCGCACTCGTCGCGATCACCGCGCTGGGATGCCTGCTCGCCGCGCTGCTGGCGATGCGTGTCGACAGGCTGCGGCCCTGGATGGGGCTCGGCCCTCGCACATGA
- a CDS encoding integration host factor subunit alpha: MSDDDLKDQARVLLGSLETPTLTKAELAELLFDKLGLNKRESKDMVEAFFDIIHQSLSSGREVKLSGFGNFNIRRKAPRPGRNPRTGEAIPIAARNVVTFHASHKLKEAVQGNAPSTGDFE; the protein is encoded by the coding sequence ATGAGTGATGACGATCTGAAGGATCAGGCGCGCGTGCTGCTCGGCAGCCTGGAGACGCCGACGCTGACCAAGGCCGAGCTGGCGGAACTGCTGTTCGACAAGCTCGGCCTGAACAAGCGCGAGTCCAAGGACATGGTCGAGGCCTTCTTCGACATCATTCATCAGAGCCTGTCCAGCGGCCGCGAAGTGAAGCTCTCGGGCTTCGGCAACTTCAACATCCGGCGCAAGGCGCCGAGACCCGGCCGCAACCCGCGCACCGGCGAAGCGATCCCGATCGCGGCGCGCAACGTCGTGACGTTTCATGCGAGTCACAAATTGAAAGAAGCCGTCCAAGGCAACGCGCCTTCGACGGGTGACTTCGAGTAG
- a CDS encoding MerR family transcriptional regulator: MDVQLPAIPAKRYFTIGEVSELCGVKPYVLRYWEQEFTQLKPMKRRGNRRYYQHHEVLLIRRIRDLLYDQGFTISGARNQLIDISHNGASAQEFRAEALAAAQLDAYRDHREASRALAAGVADGAAHTTVSLEKLTLEQVRDELLAIRESLLA; this comes from the coding sequence ATGGACGTCCAGCTTCCCGCCATCCCTGCCAAGCGCTACTTCACCATCGGTGAGGTGAGCGAGCTGTGCGGCGTGAAGCCCTATGTGCTCCGCTATTGGGAACAGGAGTTCACGCAGCTCAAGCCGATGAAGCGGCGGGGCAACCGGCGCTATTACCAGCACCATGAAGTGCTGCTGATCCGCCGTATCCGCGATCTGCTCTATGACCAGGGCTTCACGATCAGCGGCGCACGCAATCAGTTGATCGACATCAGCCACAACGGGGCCAGCGCGCAGGAGTTCCGCGCCGAGGCCTTGGCTGCGGCTCAGCTCGATGCCTACCGGGATCATCGCGAAGCGTCGCGCGCATTGGCGGCAGGCGTCGCGGACGGCGCGGCGCACACCACCGTGTCGCTTGAGAAACTCACGCTGGAACAGGTCCGGGACGAGTTGTTGGCGATTCGAGAGAGTTTGCTTGCATGA
- a CDS encoding choice-of-anchor tandem repeat GloVer-containing protein, producing MMLKSLTLPKLSALVATATLSLAAQAGGTFVPVYSFPAPTDTSATSPGSWPVWDLTLESSTGLLVGVTPNGGTGGGGALYTVATGGAVTTLRSFGSSGDAQGSRPNGPVLVAGSAYYGVTQAGGANGKGVLFKWSTAAGYQVLYHFGAGTEGASPSGPLLLASNGVVYGTATAGGTCGLGTVFQFSLSNPGSVSTTHSFCNAEGSGPMTGVIQASDGKLYGTAYNGGDSNGGTLFSIDPANNGFSRLYSFGAANTPDPRFPSRLIQARDGLLYGTSYAGGNGAGTIFSSTLTGAVTVRTAMQSSPSPWSALNERFIGVFYANSWGSDAGRLYQFRSSNNSLSTIHQFVFGDASWPKAGLTVGADGNLWSVTTDGESTWSGHYGTIFKIQFLTANP from the coding sequence ATGATGTTGAAGTCACTCACGCTGCCGAAGTTGTCCGCGCTCGTCGCCACGGCGACGCTGTCACTGGCCGCGCAGGCCGGCGGCACCTTTGTTCCGGTCTATTCGTTCCCCGCTCCGACCGACACCTCGGCAACCTCCCCGGGCAGTTGGCCCGTCTGGGATCTGACGCTCGAGTCCTCGACCGGCCTGCTGGTCGGCGTGACGCCGAACGGCGGCACGGGCGGCGGCGGCGCGCTCTACACCGTCGCCACCGGCGGCGCCGTCACCACCTTGCGCAGTTTCGGCAGCAGCGGCGACGCGCAAGGCAGCCGACCCAACGGACCGGTGCTCGTCGCCGGCTCCGCGTATTACGGCGTCACGCAAGCCGGCGGCGCCAACGGCAAGGGCGTGCTCTTCAAGTGGAGCACCGCGGCCGGTTACCAGGTGCTGTATCACTTCGGCGCCGGCACCGAGGGCGCGTCGCCTTCCGGCCCGCTGCTGCTCGCCAGCAACGGCGTGGTGTACGGCACCGCCACCGCCGGCGGGACCTGCGGACTGGGCACCGTGTTCCAGTTCAGCCTGTCCAACCCGGGGAGCGTTTCCACCACGCACTCGTTCTGCAACGCGGAGGGCAGCGGCCCGATGACCGGCGTGATCCAGGCCAGCGACGGCAAGCTGTATGGCACGGCCTACAACGGCGGTGACTCGAACGGCGGCACGCTGTTCAGCATCGACCCCGCGAACAACGGCTTCAGCCGCCTGTACAGCTTCGGCGCCGCCAACACCCCCGATCCGCGCTTCCCGTCACGCCTGATCCAGGCCCGCGACGGTCTGCTGTACGGCACGAGCTACGCCGGCGGCAACGGCGCCGGCACCATCTTCTCCAGCACGCTGACCGGCGCCGTGACCGTGCGGACCGCGATGCAGAGCAGCCCGTCGCCCTGGTCCGCGCTGAACGAACGGTTCATCGGCGTGTTCTACGCCAACTCGTGGGGATCGGACGCCGGCCGCCTGTACCAGTTCCGGTCGTCCAACAACAGCCTGTCGACCATCCACCAGTTCGTCTTCGGGGATGCGAGCTGGCCCAAGGCGGGCCTGACGGTCGGCGCGGACGGCAACCTGTGGAGCGTCACCACGGACGGTGAATCCACCTGGTCCGGCCACTACGGGACGATCTTCAAGATCCAGTTTCTGACCGCGAATCCGTAA
- a CDS encoding MlaD family protein — protein sequence MENKAHALATGLFVLLLGAALVAVILWFRDDRGDTQTFTVVTASGVPGLNVKAPVKLRGVQVGKVDTIRFDPAQPKQILVEIEVDADAPIAPGTVAKLGYQGITGLSFIDLYDGQDPADPKQSVLETRRIALAPGFLDQLQDAGPKLAAGALATMDRIQKVLSDSNQQQVSQTLAQLNEASAGLNELVKELRPTAKALPGLVKNTDGLVVAGRNTLGNIDTLAKQGGELADEYKGKAAAIDQLGDAAVQMQRTLRRVELSLVGSADKPRQRAVLDDLSAAARALERAAQNIGDQPQSLILGPTPGAPGPGETGFEAGAKK from the coding sequence ATGGAAAACAAGGCACATGCATTGGCCACGGGCCTCTTCGTGCTGCTGCTCGGCGCGGCGCTGGTGGCGGTCATCCTGTGGTTCCGGGACGACCGCGGCGACACGCAGACCTTCACCGTGGTGACCGCCTCCGGCGTCCCCGGCCTCAACGTGAAGGCGCCGGTGAAGCTGCGCGGCGTGCAGGTCGGCAAGGTCGACACCATCCGCTTCGATCCGGCGCAGCCCAAGCAGATCCTCGTGGAGATCGAGGTCGACGCCGACGCACCGATCGCACCCGGGACGGTCGCCAAGCTGGGGTACCAGGGCATCACCGGGCTGTCGTTCATCGACCTCTACGACGGGCAGGATCCGGCGGACCCGAAGCAGAGCGTGCTGGAGACGCGGCGCATCGCGCTCGCACCGGGTTTCCTCGATCAGTTGCAGGACGCGGGACCGAAGCTCGCGGCCGGTGCGCTCGCGACGATGGACCGCATCCAGAAGGTGCTCAGCGACAGCAACCAGCAGCAGGTGAGCCAGACGCTGGCGCAGCTGAATGAAGCCTCCGCCGGCCTCAACGAGCTGGTCAAGGAATTGCGTCCGACGGCCAAGGCGCTACCGGGCCTGGTGAAGAACACCGATGGCCTCGTGGTCGCGGGGCGGAACACGCTGGGCAACATCGACACCCTCGCGAAGCAGGGCGGCGAACTCGCCGACGAATACAAGGGCAAGGCCGCAGCGATCGATCAACTGGGCGACGCGGCGGTGCAGATGCAGCGCACGCTGCGACGGGTGGAGCTGTCGTTGGTCGGCTCGGCGGACAAGCCGCGTCAACGCGCGGTGCTGGACGACCTGTCGGCGGCGGCCCGCGCCCTGGAGCGCGCAGCACAGAACATCGGCGACCAACCGCAGAGCCTGATCCTCGGCCCGACGCCCGGCGCCCCCGGCCCTGGTGAAACCGGCTTCGAGGCGGGAGCGAAGAAATGA
- a CDS encoding ABC transporter ATP-binding protein, which yields MSGCIEPTSADAVEELNVQPGDPVIEVRHVGTVLGGVRIHKDLSLEVTAGEVLAIIGGSGSGKTTLLRLMLGLERPSEGEVLVFGHKLGKCEATDLAQVRHRWGVLFQQGALFSALSVFDNVALPLRELKSLPRDLIAELVMTKLQQVGLKPEDGIKMPAELSGGMIKRVSLARSLIMDPQLLFLDEPTAGLDPASSKNFVQLIESLRREMALTVVMVTHDVDTLFAIADRVAVLADQHLIAHGPLELVVKQKHPFIRNFFLGHADRCAADNLRSYRDALQHRDEMPA from the coding sequence ATGAGCGGATGTATCGAACCGACCTCGGCCGATGCCGTCGAGGAGCTGAACGTCCAGCCGGGCGATCCGGTGATCGAGGTGCGTCACGTCGGCACGGTGCTGGGCGGGGTGCGCATCCACAAGGACCTGAGCCTGGAGGTCACCGCCGGCGAGGTGCTGGCCATCATCGGCGGTTCGGGCAGCGGCAAGACGACGCTGCTGCGCCTGATGCTGGGCCTGGAGCGGCCCAGCGAGGGCGAGGTGCTGGTCTTCGGCCACAAGCTCGGCAAGTGCGAGGCGACCGACCTCGCGCAGGTGCGGCACCGCTGGGGCGTGCTGTTCCAGCAGGGCGCGCTGTTCTCGGCGCTGTCCGTGTTCGACAACGTGGCGCTCCCGCTGCGCGAGCTCAAGAGCCTGCCCAGGGACCTGATCGCCGAGCTGGTCATGACCAAGCTGCAGCAGGTCGGCCTCAAGCCGGAGGACGGCATCAAGATGCCGGCGGAACTCTCGGGCGGCATGATCAAGCGGGTGTCGCTGGCGCGTTCGCTGATCATGGATCCGCAGCTGCTGTTCCTCGATGAACCGACGGCCGGTCTGGATCCCGCAAGTTCGAAGAACTTCGTGCAGCTGATCGAGAGCCTCCGGCGCGAGATGGCGCTGACGGTGGTGATGGTCACGCACGATGTGGACACGCTGTTCGCGATCGCCGATCGCGTGGCGGTGCTGGCGGACCAGCACCTGATCGCGCACGGGCCGCTGGAACTCGTCGTGAAGCAGAAGCATCCGTTCATCCGCAACTTCTTCCTCGGCCACGCGGACCGCTGCGCGGCGGACAACCTGCGCAGCTACCGCGACGCCCTGCAGCACCGCGACGAGATGCCCGCCTGA
- a CDS encoding LytTR family DNA-binding domain-containing protein codes for MTEDKWLGIYLKRRRWVERATWSALLLGSAVANTITTNLDIRRARLPFESWEPAVWEFSSALVWMVLLPWIVRAADTRPLRWGQLRRHLPWHVLFALLTSLAHVLGMVALRKLAYATQDAVYDFGNWPLELFYEALKDVRSYAFILVIVGAYRLFVWRWQGEASLLAEPPAPVPALPSAPPPLPEPSSEPSSEPLYETRPAPVPAPALPERLLVKKLGKEFLLPMDEIEWVQACGNYVNLRRQQHDYPLRSSLGAFEQRLDPAAFVRVHRGYLVRLSLIDAIEPTEAGDAHLRLRDGSRVPCSRTYLERLRQRLV; via the coding sequence ATGACCGAGGACAAGTGGCTGGGGATCTATCTGAAGCGGCGGCGCTGGGTCGAACGCGCGACCTGGAGCGCGCTGCTGCTCGGCTCGGCGGTCGCGAACACGATCACGACGAACCTGGACATCCGCCGCGCCCGTCTCCCGTTCGAATCCTGGGAGCCGGCGGTCTGGGAGTTCTCCAGCGCCCTCGTCTGGATGGTGCTGCTCCCGTGGATCGTCCGCGCGGCCGACACCAGGCCGTTGCGCTGGGGCCAACTGCGACGGCATCTGCCATGGCACGTCCTCTTCGCGCTGCTGACCAGCCTGGCGCACGTCCTGGGCATGGTGGCGCTGCGCAAGCTGGCCTACGCGACGCAGGATGCGGTCTACGACTTCGGCAACTGGCCGCTCGAACTGTTCTACGAGGCGTTGAAGGACGTGCGCAGCTACGCCTTCATCCTGGTGATCGTCGGGGCGTACCGGCTGTTCGTGTGGCGCTGGCAGGGCGAGGCGAGCCTGCTGGCTGAACCGCCGGCGCCCGTTCCCGCGCTTCCTTCGGCGCCGCCGCCCCTGCCCGAACCTTCGTCCGAACCTTCGTCGGAACCTTTGTACGAAACCCGGCCCGCCCCGGTGCCGGCACCTGCGTTGCCCGAGCGCCTGCTGGTGAAGAAGCTCGGCAAGGAGTTCCTGCTGCCGATGGACGAGATCGAGTGGGTGCAGGCCTGCGGCAACTACGTCAACCTGCGCCGCCAGCAGCACGACTACCCGCTGCGAAGCAGCCTGGGGGCCTTCGAGCAACGCCTGGACCCCGCCGCCTTCGTGCGCGTGCACCGGGGCTACCTGGTGCGACTGAGCCTGATCGACGCCATCGAGCCCACCGAGGCCGGCGACGCCCACCTGCGCCTGCGCGACGGCAGCCGCGTGCCCTGCAGCCGCACCTATCTGGAGCGTCTGCGACAGCGTCTTGTCTGA
- a CDS encoding ABC transporter permease — MDAPLETPDVADPSPRLLRESGEGGRLQARLEGDWTLLALRERVEVLRGELGEVPTANVSWDLSAVRRLDPTGALLLWQAWGRRQPEDLRWPPAPMADMFQALFARLGSKQGKLAKPPRAQNVRQFGQGLLNLASHLLDATALLGQVTRDLGTLARHPNLIAWKDISAHIYRSGAQALGITALVGVLVGITLSYLTAKQLQSYGADIYVINILGISVWRELGPLLAAILVAGRSGSAMTAQLGVMRVTQELDALSVMGISHTIRLVVPKMVALALSLPLVMTWTSSMVLLGGMIAARATLGLDYVQFLQGLPAAVPVANLWLGLAKSAVFGLMIAFVACHFGLRIKPNSESLGTGTTDSVVSAITVVIIVDAIFAVMFSDVGLKA, encoded by the coding sequence ATGGACGCCCCTCTGGAAACCCCCGACGTCGCCGATCCGTCCCCGCGCCTGCTGCGCGAGTCCGGCGAGGGCGGACGCCTTCAGGCACGGCTGGAGGGCGACTGGACGCTGCTGGCGCTGCGCGAGCGCGTCGAGGTGCTGCGCGGCGAACTCGGCGAGGTGCCGACCGCCAACGTGTCCTGGGACCTGAGCGCGGTGCGCCGGCTCGACCCGACGGGCGCGCTGCTGCTGTGGCAGGCCTGGGGCCGTCGCCAACCGGAGGATCTGCGCTGGCCGCCGGCCCCGATGGCGGACATGTTCCAGGCGCTGTTCGCGCGGCTGGGCAGCAAGCAGGGCAAGCTGGCGAAGCCGCCACGCGCGCAGAACGTGCGCCAGTTCGGGCAGGGCCTGCTCAACCTCGCCAGCCATCTGCTCGACGCGACCGCGCTGCTCGGCCAGGTCACGCGCGACCTCGGCACGCTGGCGCGGCACCCCAACCTGATCGCGTGGAAGGACATCTCCGCGCACATCTACCGCAGCGGCGCGCAGGCCCTGGGCATCACGGCGCTGGTGGGCGTGCTGGTCGGCATCACCTTGTCCTACCTGACCGCCAAGCAGCTGCAGAGCTACGGCGCCGACATCTACGTCATCAACATCCTCGGCATCAGCGTCTGGCGCGAGCTCGGACCGCTGCTCGCCGCGATCCTGGTGGCCGGACGCAGCGGCTCGGCGATGACGGCGCAGCTCGGCGTGATGCGGGTGACGCAGGAGCTGGACGCGCTGTCGGTGATGGGCATCTCGCACACGATCCGGCTGGTGGTGCCCAAGATGGTGGCCCTGGCACTCTCGTTGCCCCTGGTCATGACCTGGACCAGCAGCATGGTGCTCCTGGGCGGCATGATCGCCGCGCGGGCGACGCTGGGCCTGGACTACGTGCAGTTCCTGCAAGGCCTGCCGGCCGCGGTGCCGGTGGCCAACCTGTGGCTGGGACTGGCCAAATCGGCGGTGTTCGGGCTCATGATCGCGTTCGTGGCCTGCCACTTCGGGCTGCGGATCAAGCCGAACAGCGAAAGCCTCGGGACCGGCACCACCGATTCGGTGGTGAGCGCGATCACCGTGGTCATCATCGTGGACGCGATCTTCGCGGTGATGTTCTCCGACGTGGGGTTGAAAGCATGA
- a CDS encoding J domain-containing protein, protein MLSQAITPREFERRREQLAELQRYLASQESEYADCRQRMQRFVDRYVAALGPLYMELDALESQLYCAMRYLHAALARNGLDARALDSPRATAMPHLPVLPAGAPLPAEPEGGLVQVGPPPLKTLYRRAAKRLHPDLAPDDAARVHRERKMAEVNEAYEACDRDRLEALLLAAGESLVKVRGGDADAVMEWLRSAERSVQGRLRVVQAHLALLKSHTMHELGESIERAEKRGLDPLGIMANRLRAQITERRQELYIGQRLQPASSMAEAFLRQRQQRMGGGIAASH, encoded by the coding sequence ATGCTCAGCCAGGCCATCACGCCGCGCGAATTCGAACGCCGCCGCGAGCAATTGGCCGAGCTCCAGCGCTACCTGGCGTCGCAGGAATCCGAGTACGCGGACTGCCGCCAGCGCATGCAGCGCTTCGTCGACCGCTACGTCGCCGCGCTGGGCCCGCTGTACATGGAGCTGGACGCGCTCGAATCGCAGCTCTACTGCGCGATGCGCTACCTGCACGCGGCCCTGGCCCGCAACGGGCTGGATGCGCGGGCACTCGATTCGCCCCGGGCAACGGCGATGCCGCATCTGCCGGTGCTGCCGGCCGGCGCACCGCTGCCTGCCGAGCCGGAAGGCGGCCTGGTGCAGGTCGGCCCGCCGCCGTTGAAGACCCTCTACCGCCGCGCCGCGAAACGGCTGCATCCGGACCTCGCGCCCGACGATGCCGCGCGCGTGCACCGCGAACGCAAGATGGCCGAGGTCAACGAGGCCTACGAGGCCTGTGACCGGGATCGCCTTGAAGCGCTGCTGCTGGCCGCCGGCGAGAGCCTGGTGAAAGTGCGCGGCGGCGATGCGGATGCGGTGATGGAATGGCTGCGCAGCGCGGAGCGTTCGGTGCAAGGACGGCTGCGCGTCGTCCAGGCCCACCTCGCGCTGCTGAAGAGCCACACGATGCATGAGCTGGGCGAGTCGATCGAGCGCGCCGAGAAGCGCGGCCTGGATCCGCTCGGCATCATGGCCAACCGCCTGCGCGCCCAGATCACGGAGCGCCGTCAGGAGCTCTACATCGGGCAGCGCCTGCAGCCTGCCTCGAGCATGGCCGAGGCCTTCCTGCGCCAGCGCCAGCAGCGCATGGGCGGCGGGATCGCGGCGTCGCACTGA
- a CDS encoding ABC-type transport auxiliary lipoprotein family protein — MNDHIDLPRTGGMRRALLLSGVALAATLSACGSRPPAPTQMDLGPAPAWPQQAALTKRVELQAVTAPETLQGTGIAYRLADADPYARRTYRDSRWAAPLPVLVASRMRQQIARAPVAASADPQVVIGVTLELEESLQNFSSASRSEVQVRVMATAEDGTQRAFDRTEPSSASAEGAVKATAAAVDALGPEIAAWAATLSPRVPQGRGRR; from the coding sequence ATGAACGACCACATCGACCTCCCGAGGACCGGCGGTATGCGCCGCGCGCTGCTGCTCAGCGGAGTGGCGCTCGCCGCGACCTTGAGCGCCTGCGGCAGCCGCCCGCCGGCACCGACGCAGATGGACCTCGGTCCCGCGCCTGCGTGGCCACAACAGGCCGCGCTGACCAAGCGCGTGGAGCTGCAGGCCGTCACGGCGCCCGAAACGCTTCAAGGCACCGGGATCGCGTATCGACTGGCCGACGCCGATCCGTACGCGCGGCGCACGTACCGCGACTCGCGCTGGGCGGCGCCGCTGCCGGTGCTCGTGGCCTCGCGGATGCGCCAGCAGATCGCCCGCGCACCCGTCGCCGCGAGCGCGGATCCCCAGGTGGTCATCGGCGTGACGCTGGAGCTCGAAGAAAGCCTTCAGAACTTCTCCAGCGCGTCGCGCAGCGAGGTGCAGGTGAGGGTGATGGCGACCGCCGAGGATGGCACCCAACGCGCGTTCGACCGCACGGAGCCGTCGAGCGCGAGCGCCGAAGGTGCCGTCAAGGCGACGGCGGCGGCTGTCGATGCGCTGGGTCCTGAGATCGCGGCGTGGGCGGCGACCTTGTCGCCGCGAGTGCCTCAAGGGCGCGGACGCCGCTGA